The Methanosphaera sp. BMS genome contains a region encoding:
- the rfbC gene encoding dTDP-4-dehydrorhamnose 3,5-epimerase, whose amino-acid sequence MGKFKFNETSIEGVYVIEPTVFGDERGYFMETYQKEEFAEAGIDEEFVQDNQSKSKRGVLRGLHFQYTQPQGKLVRVIRGEVFDVAVDLRKDSPTYAKWEGVILSEDNKKQFYIPPGFAHGFVVLSDTAEFTYKCTDYYKADDEGGIKWDDEEIAINWPIDDLDEIILSDKDKKWLPLSETETDF is encoded by the coding sequence ATGGGAAAGTTCAAATTTAATGAAACATCCATCGAGGGAGTGTACGTTATAGAACCAACGGTATTCGGTGATGAACGAGGATACTTCATGGAAACATACCAAAAGGAAGAATTTGCCGAAGCAGGCATAGATGAGGAATTTGTACAGGACAATCAGTCCAAATCCAAGAGGGGAGTTCTCCGTGGACTTCACTTCCAGTACACACAGCCACAGGGAAAACTTGTACGTGTAATCAGGGGAGAAGTCTTTGACGTGGCCGTGGATTTACGTAAAGACTCACCCACATATGCCAAATGGGAGGGTGTAATACTCTCCGAGGATAACAAGAAACAGTTCTACATACCACCCGGATTTGCACATGGATTTGTGGTCTTATCAGATACTGCGGAGTTTACATATAAATGTACCGATTACTACAAGGCAGATGATGAAGGCGGAATCAAATGGGATGATGAGGAAATTGCCATCAACTGGCCAATCGATGATTTGGATGAAATCATCCTATCCGATAAGGACAAGAAGTGGTTACCGCTCAGTGAAACTGA
- a CDS encoding GDP-mannose 4,6-dehydratase, with protein MSLKNKNILITGISGFVGAYLAEKLINEGSNVYGLVRRRSDGSIPKNIKNHDLNGKFTPLTGDLTDYTAVSKALKESEPDYIFHLAAQSFVPQSFDNPTDTEDNNSKGTNNLLEAMRLADTDARMVFAGSSEEYGLVFSSKQQYDSIIKQYGSIFPDIVDGKIDELPISETNPLRPMSPYAVSKVYGDYLSRNYYHSYDVDTVVSRAFNHEGAGRGNMFVTSVVTNQVMQLKMGLTDKIVIGNVNAFRDWTHVNDIVEGYIALAQKAKSGNVYNQGSMRTNSIITYILLSLNQAGYNVESIETFNGDKQVNNPTEINTDKYYGVSFEKTKVDSMLLDNKLEYTIKDKGINVKTDKGVVKVEFNPARFRPAEVPILFSNTEKIQKLGVEVKHTVSDIIDDQLDYYSNVENQ; from the coding sequence ATGTCACTAAAAAACAAAAACATACTAATAACAGGAATCAGTGGATTTGTAGGAGCTTATCTCGCAGAAAAATTAATAAATGAAGGTTCAAACGTATATGGACTAGTACGTAGAAGATCAGACGGTTCAATACCAAAAAATATTAAAAACCATGACTTAAACGGTAAATTCACACCATTAACAGGGGACTTAACAGACTATACTGCTGTCAGCAAGGCATTAAAGGAATCCGAACCTGACTACATATTCCACCTTGCAGCACAGTCATTCGTACCACAATCATTTGACAACCCAACAGATACCGAGGATAACAACTCAAAAGGTACAAACAACCTACTTGAAGCAATGAGACTAGCCGATACAGATGCCCGTATGGTATTTGCAGGTTCAAGTGAAGAATACGGATTGGTATTTTCATCAAAACAACAATATGATTCAATCATAAAACAATACGGTTCAATATTTCCGGATATAGTAGATGGAAAAATAGATGAACTGCCTATATCAGAGACAAACCCACTCAGGCCAATGAGTCCATATGCTGTAAGTAAGGTATACGGAGACTACCTCTCACGTAACTACTATCACTCCTATGATGTGGATACTGTAGTCAGCCGTGCATTCAACCATGAAGGAGCCGGACGTGGAAACATGTTCGTAACAAGCGTGGTAACAAATCAGGTAATGCAGCTTAAGATGGGATTAACCGATAAAATAGTAATAGGTAATGTGAACGCTTTCCGTGACTGGACACACGTAAACGATATAGTGGAAGGATACATTGCACTGGCACAGAAGGCAAAAAGCGGAAACGTATACAATCAGGGATCAATGAGAACAAACTCAATTATCACATACATCCTCCTAAGCTTGAATCAGGCAGGCTATAACGTCGAATCAATCGAGACATTCAATGGTGACAAACAGGTTAACAATCCGACTGAAATCAACACGGACAAATACTATGGAGTATCATTTGAGAAAACCAAGGTAGACTCAATGCTGCTGGATAACAAACTCGAATACACAATCAAGGATAAGGGAATAAACGTAAAAACCGATAAAGGAGTAGTTAAGGTAGAGTTTAACCCTGCAAGATTCAGGCCTGCAGAGGTGCCAATACTATTTTCAAACACCGAGAAAATCCAGAAACTGGGAGTAGAGGTTAAACATACAGTTAGTGACATTATAGATGACCAATTGGATTACTACTCAAATGTTGAAAATCAGTAG
- a CDS encoding glycosyltransferase family 4 protein has translation MKICMVAEFCVPYYNGGGEHRYYDMAKRLVELGHEVDLLTMKIAGDLEYEQMDGINIYHIGPKIENIPFRSGGAFIKYFFAVSRWLLTHKYDLIDAQAYSPLLSSSLMAKIKRTPIIGVVYDTSTTNNDQWLQSKNTASLMEKVLLKLPYNKILTISPATQKSLIEDFNVSEDNIELLYCGVDIKKFDKVHVDSYDDNRIIFVARLATHKHADDLIEVVKQIKETNPQVNCTIVGRGKEKENLVKMVDDYHLNDSITFKQDLTDEELIREIKESAMLVLPSTREGFGLVLAEANCCNKPVIAYASGGTVNVIDDGYSGYLVKPRDKEALKEKIELLLNDKQLQKQIGFNGRTRVEEYFDWDKIVDEYVDLAQSMIKK, from the coding sequence ATGAAGATATGTATGGTTGCAGAGTTCTGTGTACCCTACTATAATGGTGGAGGAGAACACAGATACTATGATATGGCTAAGAGACTGGTGGAATTGGGTCACGAGGTGGACCTGCTCACAATGAAGATAGCCGGAGACTTGGAATATGAACAGATGGATGGAATAAACATATATCACATCGGACCAAAAATTGAGAATATCCCATTCAGAAGCGGTGGAGCGTTTATAAAATACTTCTTTGCCGTATCAAGGTGGTTATTGACACACAAATATGACCTGATAGATGCACAGGCATATTCACCACTATTGTCCTCATCATTGATGGCAAAAATCAAGAGAACACCAATAATAGGGGTGGTATATGATACAAGTACAACAAATAATGATCAATGGCTGCAATCCAAGAATACTGCCAGTTTGATGGAAAAAGTACTTCTTAAACTGCCATATAATAAGATATTAACAATAAGTCCCGCAACACAGAAATCACTGATTGAGGACTTCAACGTAAGTGAAGATAACATCGAACTTTTGTACTGTGGTGTTGACATTAAAAAGTTTGACAAGGTACATGTGGACTCATATGATGACAATCGGATAATCTTCGTTGCAAGACTGGCCACACATAAGCACGCGGATGACCTTATAGAAGTAGTCAAACAAATAAAAGAAACAAACCCCCAGGTCAACTGCACTATAGTGGGACGTGGAAAGGAAAAGGAAAACCTTGTGAAGATGGTTGACGATTACCACCTTAACGACTCCATAACATTCAAGCAGGACTTGACGGATGAGGAATTGATACGTGAAATCAAAGAATCTGCAATGCTGGTACTTCCATCCACACGTGAAGGATTTGGCCTTGTACTGGCGGAGGCAAACTGCTGCAATAAACCGGTAATTGCATATGCATCAGGCGGAACCGTAAATGTAATAGATGATGGATATAGTGGATATCTTGTAAAGCCAAGGGATAAGGAGGCATTAAAGGAAAAAATTGAACTGTTGTTGAATGATAAACAGCTTCAAAAACAGATAGGATTCAATGGCAGAACCCGTGTTGAAGAATACTTTGACTGGGATAAAATAGTGGATGAATATGTCGACTTGGCACAGTCCATGATAAAAAAATAA
- a CDS encoding flavodoxin family protein codes for MLKVVGIVGSPRKDGNTEYMVRKCLEYISQEDIEVELVTLHDKNISFCVGCDSCKATNKCVIDDDMQMLTDKVRDADGVIMSSPVYFGDMTGLAKTFIDRLRPLRNVHAFKYKVCGAVSTGGFRNGGQESTIASIHDFFLIQGGIVVGDDRPTAHYGATGVGDTSDDDTADITCQNLARRMVDVLKKIND; via the coding sequence ATGTTAAAAGTAGTTGGTATTGTAGGAAGCCCTAGAAAAGATGGAAATACTGAGTATATGGTTAGAAAATGTTTGGAGTATATTTCACAGGAGGATATTGAGGTGGAACTTGTAACGCTTCATGATAAGAATATAAGTTTCTGTGTAGGCTGTGATTCATGTAAAGCTACAAACAAGTGCGTGATAGATGATGACATGCAGATGCTGACAGACAAAGTCAGGGATGCCGATGGAGTGATAATGTCAAGTCCAGTATACTTCGGTGACATGACAGGCCTTGCAAAGACGTTTATTGACAGGTTAAGACCATTACGTAATGTTCATGCATTCAAATACAAGGTATGTGGTGCCGTCAGTACCGGAGGATTTCGTAACGGCGGACAAGAAAGTACCATCGCATCAATTCATGACTTCTTCCTGATTCAGGGAGGTATTGTTGTGGGTGATGATAGGCCAACGGCACACTACGGTGCTACGGGAGTAGGGGATACGTCGGATGATGACACTGCAGATATTACCTGTCAAAATCTGGCAAGAAGAATGGTGGACGTGCTTAAAAAGATTAATGACTAA
- a CDS encoding DUF4258 domain-containing protein, producing the protein MDVFDRFLIGDTHDIEWCFDNTHFIKRLNQNRISRSFIVDTVFNEEPLRYEVNGNGKYEVFFKAPDNKDYKEIKVVFACADNRIDLVTIMPLGSTERQKNRYKSDSYKNLEKKRLQAIRKRK; encoded by the coding sequence ATGGACGTGTTTGACAGATTTCTAATAGGAGATACCCATGACATTGAATGGTGCTTCGACAATACCCACTTCATCAAAAGACTGAATCAGAATAGAATATCAAGAAGTTTCATAGTGGATACCGTGTTTAATGAAGAACCCCTACGATATGAAGTAAACGGTAATGGAAAATATGAGGTATTCTTCAAGGCACCGGACAACAAGGATTACAAGGAGATTAAAGTGGTATTTGCATGTGCTGACAATAGAATAGACCTTGTAACCATTATGCCATTGGGAAGTACCGAAAGACAAAAGAACAGATACAAATCAGATAGCTATAAAAACTTGGAGAAAAAAAGGCTGCAAGCCATCAGAAAAAGAAAATAA
- a CDS encoding Ig-like domain-containing protein, with protein MKNKKLKLILLFALIMLSVTFVAADNISDNPITPDSQSDDRVITTSHDVDVQDNKIANNKIQTDTKNTKNMEGPLQTYTTTASSYDDLVNKVNNAKSSDYDEYTINLKKGSYDTTQTMTWNQTGRAYKLTINANGSTFNGKNTYQFMKVGEGYTFILKNAILTNFSTDEGGAVIFGDDYSSITVTNSTFKNNIAQNNGGAIYVHGQLNVTDSTFTNNTASYYGGAIHSYYADIKISNSTFISNTLIDDGGGGGAIGNYGGNITVNNCTFKNNGYFDTNGGAIVNEEGYIKVTKSNFINNTGYNGGAISLYCGDADVTNSSFTNNSAQADGGAICNYYGDLNVTGNTFIKNTATYGGAIENVGLVFSESDPSIYLGNTKINNNTFKNNTADYGGAISSYVTLEEDYDDVETNNNGLVITNNLLTGNHADIDGGAVLVEIGNKTTISNNIFDYNSADNNGGAIGYYGDEDYDSSKITITKNTFTNNNATNAGAIYNQANKVNITNNTLINNPSKDNNMIVDEGEDTNIADNQYTKLYTQLTLKASNATPELGKNVTFTATLTDSNNNKLSNQDITFAIDGKAYTVKTNANGQATRTYTTNAIKTLTISAKFNGTAAYNSSTNSTKITVKGKYATKLTLSVSNTTPIVNTTITISAILTDENNKKLANQNVQLITDSKNYTLKTNANGTITQSHKVTNIGTVTITAKYNGNTTYNASSLSVKIAVRSKSGANSKVATKVTLKVSNTTPIITNNVTINATLSDVNNYKLANENITLTIDGKSYTLKTNANGLVTQNYAPTKTATINITAKYKGNTVYNMSNATVKITSKPKVNTKLTLNISNKSPYAYNAITLTAALTDTSNNKLNNQNIIFNINGTKSTVKTNANGIATKTYTPSTKGNQTITIQYSGNNIYNASTNTTKITVKEAPKPIQGYIYVSSNAKGNGKTINTPTNLTYALSIVKDNEILYLVTKNNSDTYNDEYIINNQTVKSGTNKFTIMGQENKTITFKDKITIENKNITFKNINFMGDAGECSIENLDGALKVDNCTFKHDIIKSFAGLPLSSADQMRTAFNIIIADVAHYNAAIYNTGNNTIITNSNFTRNYQVTPVLPSQFSSINYALEFHGGAIYNNGTNVSITNNLFDSNKVQGSSIFQPSNYWWERNELYGGAIYDAGQKTLIKNNTFVNNTSPYGGAIKTYANNATITQNIFIDNYASNAGSAVDDDGQQNKITKNIFINSTDRSDTQLSITENTTATGNVIYYDTDYSNMVPSTQMDNFKKNNTFISQKVLQSSITIKTNNTKPRVNDNVKITITLKDGNGKALKNQDITVNINGKTSTLKTNNSGIAITNYTINKNDKSINITANYLGNMTQQASRSNLTVNRTYKADMELLTGSFDTKPGDTVKLIAHIKDNGVDIDGGQLVFKLNGVSLKDANGNAVVVNIKKGLAILEYKIPDTLGARTHNLTAVYASNSYGRVELTTPMTISKYITHIDVNPLYTTTNTIQVKAQIVDQNNHALNKQTTISIKLNGKSYTLNTTTGTINYKITQTLGNGYYNMTIISGENGKYMGATVKTVLIKSSAMITTNYINNTLNTKSTSKSGDTKSNNIMSILTGASTVKPGDRLKLIAHLSEDGADINGGQLVFKLNGVSLKDAKGNAVVVNITKGLGILDYKIPDSLGARTHNLTAVYSSKKYGRVELTAQLTMNRLNTHIEAEPMFTSSATSYIKAKILDDNNQLLNKETSVVIKVDGKSYSFNTTTGTINYKVNATLSKGLHQVTIIAGENGKYVSSRANTVLIKT; from the coding sequence ATGAAAAACAAGAAGTTAAAGCTAATATTATTGTTCGCACTTATAATGTTATCAGTGACATTTGTTGCTGCTGATAACATATCAGATAATCCAATCACTCCTGATTCACAATCGGATGATAGGGTCATAACAACATCACATGACGTGGATGTTCAGGACAATAAAATTGCTAATAATAAAATACAAACCGATACTAAGAATACTAAGAATATGGAAGGTCCTTTGCAAACATATACAACAACCGCATCAAGTTATGATGATTTAGTTAATAAAGTCAATAATGCTAAATCATCCGATTATGATGAGTATACCATTAACTTAAAAAAAGGAAGTTACGATACAACCCAAACCATGACATGGAATCAAACAGGCAGGGCATATAAATTAACAATCAATGCCAACGGATCAACATTTAATGGAAAAAACACATATCAATTCATGAAAGTTGGTGAAGGATATACATTCATATTAAAAAACGCAATATTAACTAACTTCAGCACTGATGAAGGAGGAGCTGTGATATTTGGTGATGATTACTCATCAATCACGGTAACAAATAGTACATTCAAAAATAACATAGCACAAAATAATGGTGGAGCAATTTATGTACATGGTCAGTTGAATGTAACTGATTCAACATTTACAAACAACACTGCTTCATATTATGGGGGAGCTATCCACAGCTACTACGCGGATATAAAAATAAGCAATTCCACGTTTATCTCTAATACTTTAATCGATGATGGTGGTGGTGGAGGTGCTATAGGAAACTATGGTGGAAATATCACTGTTAATAATTGTACCTTTAAAAACAATGGATATTTCGATACAAACGGTGGGGCCATTGTAAATGAAGAGGGCTATATAAAAGTAACAAAAAGTAACTTCATCAACAATACGGGATATAATGGCGGAGCAATATCATTATATTGTGGAGATGCTGATGTAACAAACTCATCATTTACCAATAACAGTGCTCAAGCCGATGGTGGGGCAATATGCAATTATTATGGTGACTTGAACGTTACCGGAAATACCTTTATCAAAAATACCGCAACATATGGTGGTGCCATAGAAAACGTCGGTCTTGTATTTTCAGAATCAGATCCATCAATTTATCTGGGAAATACTAAAATAAACAACAATACATTCAAAAACAACACGGCCGATTATGGTGGTGCAATATCAAGTTATGTAACCCTTGAAGAGGATTATGATGATGTTGAAACAAATAACAACGGACTTGTCATAACAAATAACCTCCTAACAGGCAATCATGCCGATATCGATGGGGGAGCAGTACTTGTAGAAATAGGAAATAAAACCACAATCTCAAATAATATATTTGACTATAACTCTGCAGATAATAATGGTGGAGCAATAGGTTATTATGGGGATGAGGATTATGATTCATCAAAAATCACAATAACCAAAAATACATTCACAAATAACAATGCTACAAATGCAGGGGCAATATATAACCAGGCAAATAAAGTAAACATCACTAATAACACATTGATAAACAATCCATCAAAAGATAATAATATGATTGTGGATGAAGGTGAAGATACAAACATTGCCGATAATCAATATACCAAGTTATATACCCAACTGACACTCAAAGCATCTAACGCTACACCTGAATTGGGAAAAAACGTGACATTTACGGCTACATTAACAGATTCAAACAATAACAAACTATCAAACCAGGACATAACATTTGCCATTGACGGTAAAGCATATACGGTTAAAACCAATGCTAATGGTCAAGCAACCCGAACATACACTACAAATGCAATTAAAACATTGACAATATCCGCTAAATTTAACGGTACTGCCGCCTATAACTCTAGCACTAATTCAACCAAGATAACAGTCAAAGGAAAATACGCTACCAAATTGACATTATCGGTATCAAACACCACACCTATAGTAAACACTACCATAACCATAAGTGCTATATTAACAGATGAAAACAATAAAAAACTGGCAAATCAAAATGTCCAGCTCATAACCGATAGTAAAAATTACACCCTAAAAACCAATGCTAACGGAACCATCACACAATCACATAAAGTAACAAATATAGGTACAGTAACAATAACGGCCAAATACAATGGCAATACAACATATAATGCCAGCAGTTTGTCTGTTAAAATTGCTGTACGCAGCAAGTCCGGTGCAAACTCAAAGGTAGCTACTAAAGTAACTCTCAAAGTATCAAACACCACTCCAATAATAACAAACAATGTGACAATAAATGCAACACTTAGTGATGTGAACAATTATAAACTGGCAAATGAGAACATTACCCTCACAATAGACGGTAAAAGTTACACGCTCAAAACAAATGCCAATGGACTGGTCACACAAAACTATGCTCCAACCAAAACAGCTACAATAAATATAACAGCCAAATACAAGGGAAATACGGTCTATAACATGAGTAATGCAACAGTAAAAATAACCTCAAAGCCAAAAGTAAACACTAAATTAACGCTCAACATATCAAACAAATCACCTTATGCATATAATGCCATAACACTAACAGCAGCACTGACAGATACATCCAATAATAAACTAAACAATCAAAACATCATCTTCAATATCAACGGTACAAAATCCACAGTCAAGACAAACGCCAATGGAATTGCAACAAAAACATACACTCCATCAACCAAGGGAAATCAGACAATAACAATTCAATATTCCGGAAACAACATATACAATGCAAGCACAAACACCACAAAGATAACTGTAAAAGAAGCACCAAAACCTATACAAGGTTACATTTACGTATCAAGCAACGCCAAAGGTAATGGAAAAACAATAAACACTCCAACAAACTTAACATATGCCTTAAGCATAGTAAAAGATAATGAAATATTATACCTTGTAACTAAAAATAACAGCGACACATATAATGATGAATACATCATAAATAACCAGACTGTAAAAAGTGGAACGAATAAATTTACAATTATGGGTCAGGAAAATAAGACAATAACATTCAAAGATAAAATTACCATAGAAAATAAGAACATAACATTTAAAAATATTAACTTCATGGGAGATGCAGGTGAATGCAGTATAGAAAACCTTGACGGAGCATTAAAAGTGGATAACTGTACATTTAAACATGATATCATCAAATCATTTGCCGGTCTTCCACTGAGTTCAGCAGATCAAATGAGAACTGCTTTCAATATTATAATAGCTGATGTAGCCCATTATAATGCTGCAATATACAATACAGGAAACAATACCATAATAACAAACAGTAACTTCACACGTAATTATCAGGTAACACCAGTTCTACCTTCACAATTTTCAAGTATAAACTATGCCTTAGAATTCCATGGAGGAGCCATATACAATAACGGAACAAATGTATCAATAACAAATAACCTATTTGACAGCAACAAAGTCCAAGGATCATCCATATTCCAGCCAAGCAATTACTGGTGGGAAAGAAATGAACTCTATGGAGGAGCAATATATGATGCCGGTCAAAAAACACTCATCAAAAACAATACCTTTGTCAATAACACAAGTCCTTATGGTGGAGCAATAAAAACATATGCAAACAATGCAACGATAACCCAGAATATCTTCATAGACAACTACGCTTCTAATGCCGGATCAGCAGTAGATGATGACGGTCAACAAAACAAAATCACCAAAAACATATTCATAAACAGTACCGATAGAAGTGACACACAATTAAGCATAACAGAAAACACGACCGCAACAGGTAATGTGATATACTATGATACCGATTACAGTAACATGGTTCCAAGTACACAGATGGATAACTTCAAGAAAAACAACACATTCATCAGTCAAAAAGTACTACAAAGCAGCATAACAATAAAAACAAATAATACCAAGCCAAGAGTAAATGATAACGTAAAAATAACAATAACCTTAAAGGATGGAAACGGCAAGGCACTTAAAAATCAGGACATAACAGTAAACATCAACGGTAAAACAAGTACACTAAAAACAAACAACAGTGGAATAGCCATAACAAACTATACCATAAACAAAAATGACAAGTCAATAAATATAACTGCAAATTACCTTGGAAATATGACCCAACAGGCTTCAAGAAGCAACCTGACAGTAAACAGAACATACAAGGCGGATATGGAACTCTTAACGGGATCATTTGATACAAAACCGGGGGATACTGTAAAACTTATCGCTCACATCAAGGACAATGGAGTGGATATTGATGGAGGTCAGCTAGTATTCAAATTAAATGGCGTATCACTTAAAGACGCTAATGGCAATGCAGTGGTGGTAAATATCAAGAAAGGACTTGCAATACTGGAATATAAGATTCCCGATACATTGGGTGCTCGTACACATAACTTAACGGCGGTATATGCATCTAATAGCTATGGAAGGGTGGAACTAACAACTCCAATGACAATATCCAAATACATCACACACATCGATGTAAACCCATTATACACGACAACAAATACAATACAAGTTAAAGCCCAGATAGTAGATCAAAACAATCATGCACTAAACAAACAAACAACGATTAGTATAAAACTAAACGGTAAAAGCTACACATTAAACACAACAACCGGAACAATAAACTACAAAATCACACAAACACTTGGAAACGGTTATTACAATATGACCATCATCTCCGGTGAAAACGGTAAATATATGGGTGCAACTGTTAAAACGGTACTTATCAAGTCATCTGCTATGATTACTACCAATTACATCAACAATACATTAAATACAAAGTCAACATCCAAGAGTGGTGATACAAAAAGTAATAATATCATGAGTATACTTACGGGTGCAAGTACCGTTAAGCCTGGTGATAGGCTTAAGTTAATAGCACACCTATCGGAGGATGGTGCGGATATCAATGGCGGTCAGCTTGTATTCAAATTAAATGGCGTTTCACTCAAAGACGCTAAGGGTAATGCAGTTGTTGTTAATATAACCAAAGGTCTTGGTATACTTGACTATAAGATACCTGATTCCTTAGGCGCAAGAACACACAACCTGACTGCAGTATACTCTTCCAAAAAGTATGGAAGGGTAGAACTTACAGCACAGCTTACGATGAACCGCTTAAACACACACATTGAAGCAGAACCTATGTTTACAAGTAGTGCTACCAGTTATATTAAGGCAAAAATTCTTGATGATAACAATCAGCTACTCAATAAGGAAACTTCCGTTGTTATAAAGGTTGACGGTAAGAGTTATTCTTTCAACACTACAACTGGAACCATTAATTATAAGGTTAATGCAACGTTGTCCAAAGGATTGCATCAGGTGACTATCATAGCCGGAGAAAACGGTAAGTATGTTTCAAGCCGTGCAAATACTGTTTTAATTAAAACATAA
- a CDS encoding glycosyltransferase family 2 protein encodes MKNVSIIVPCYNEEESVNIFYERIKEVIDSLSNSYSFEVIFVNDGSKDDTLTNIKTLADSDPIIRYISFSRNFGKESALYAGLEKSTGDYVVVIDVDLQDPPELIVDMLDIVECEDYDIVATRRSTREGEPIIRSFFARMFYRLINRISDVQLVDGARDYRLMTRQVVDSILRLCEYNRFSKGLFNWVGFNTKWLEFENIQRTAGESSWSFWSLFNYSIEGIVAFTTVPLSISTLLGVIFSIISFIMIIVIVLRKILFSNPVEGWTSTVSIILLLGGIQLLSIGVLGKYLEKTYIETKNRPIYIIKESNLDDNKNQKIE; translated from the coding sequence ATGAAAAATGTCAGCATCATAGTTCCATGTTATAATGAGGAAGAATCGGTAAATATTTTTTATGAGAGAATCAAAGAGGTCATAGATAGCCTTTCAAACTCTTACTCCTTCGAAGTTATTTTTGTTAATGATGGTTCAAAGGATGATACATTAACCAATATTAAAACTTTAGCAGACAGTGACCCGATAATCAGGTATATCTCATTCAGCAGAAACTTCGGTAAGGAATCAGCACTGTATGCTGGTTTGGAAAAGTCAACGGGTGATTATGTTGTTGTAATCGATGTTGACCTGCAGGATCCGCCGGAATTAATTGTTGACATGCTTGATATTGTTGAATGTGAGGATTATGATATCGTTGCAACCAGACGAAGCACACGTGAGGGTGAACCGATAATCAGGTCTTTTTTTGCACGGATGTTCTATAGGTTAATTAACAGAATCAGTGACGTTCAACTCGTTGACGGTGCACGTGATTATCGTTTGATGACAAGACAGGTGGTTGATTCCATTCTCAGATTATGTGAATACAATCGTTTCTCCAAGGGATTGTTTAATTGGGTGGGCTTTAATACGAAGTGGCTTGAATTTGAAAATATTCAAAGAACCGCCGGAGAAAGCAGCTGGTCATTCTGGTCATTGTTTAATTATTCGATAGAGGGCATTGTTGCTTTTACCACCGTTCCCTTATCCATTTCAACACTCCTGGGTGTGATATTTTCCATCATATCATTTATCATGATTATAGTGATAGTGTTAAGAAAGATACTCTTTTCAAATCCAGTCGAGGGATGGACTTCAACTGTAAGTATAATACTGCTTCTTGGTGGTATTCAGCTGTTGTCTATCGGTGTACTGGGCAAGTACCTGGAAAAGACTTACATAGAAACCAAAAACAGGCCCATCTATATCATTAAGGAAAGCAACTTGGATGACAACAAGAATCAAAAAATAGAATAA
- a CDS encoding glycosyltransferase family 2 protein — protein MNKEDIPPITSDIYIILSSYNEEDTLEEVVDGLVERGFKVLIIDDGSKDNTPAIAKNLVRKYNPMVFYYRHRINVGLGGAIKTGIKAALKRGADIMITFDADGQHNPDDLYNMYPPLQEGKADIVIASRDFSDMPTGRRFGNTVMNYITYIFQGKMVTDSQSGLRAFTSETARKLDLKSPQYGISSEIIGEIKRKNLRFMEVPMTTIYDERTIQKGTNTTVGIKIVLEFINETLKR, from the coding sequence ATGAACAAAGAAGATATTCCACCAATTACATCGGATATATACATTATTTTATCCAGTTATAACGAAGAAGATACATTGGAAGAAGTTGTTGATGGCCTAGTAGAACGTGGATTTAAGGTTTTGATTATTGACGATGGTTCCAAGGACAATACTCCTGCAATAGCAAAAAACCTTGTTAGAAAATATAATCCTATGGTATTTTACTACAGACATAGGATAAACGTTGGCCTTGGAGGTGCCATAAAAACGGGTATCAAGGCCGCCCTAAAAAGAGGTGCGGATATAATGATAACCTTTGACGCCGACGGCCAGCATAACCCTGATGACTTGTATAACATGTATCCTCCCCTACAGGAGGGCAAGGCAGATATTGTAATAGCCAGCAGGGACTTTAGTGACATGCCTACCGGCCGTAGATTCGGTAATACCGTGATGAACTACATTACATATATATTCCAGGGAAAGATGGTTACCGATTCACAGTCCGGCCTCAGAGCCTTTACAAGTGAAACGGCAAGAAAGTTAGATTTGAAAAGTCCACAGTATGGTATTTCATCGGAGATTATTGGTGAGATTAAGAGGAAGAACTTACGATTTATGGAAGTGCCCATGACTACCATTTATGATGAACGTACAATCCAGAAGGGTACCAACACCACTGTCGGTATAAAGATTGTATTGGAGTTTATCAATGAAACACTTAAAAGGTAG